In a genomic window of Mycolicibacterium neoaurum VKM Ac-1815D:
- the ripB gene encoding NlpC/P60 family peptidoglycan endopeptidase RipB gives MAIGAAAPATADPGEWDPTLPARPSSGAPGDPVAIANASFQVSKIALETTQSLGSKFLQSIGLAPAPAASTGGLLPGARVRGPQAIEYVIRRGGSQIGVPYSWGGGTLTGPGPGVDYDDGKIGYDCSGFTRYAFAGVGVQIPKYSGDQYTSGGRAVSPSQAKRGDLIFWGPGGSQHVAIYLGGGKMLEASGSAGKVTVSPLRTAGMSPHLVRVIES, from the coding sequence ATGGCCATCGGTGCCGCCGCACCCGCCACCGCCGACCCCGGCGAGTGGGACCCGACGCTGCCCGCGCGGCCGAGCTCGGGTGCCCCCGGTGACCCGGTGGCCATCGCCAACGCCTCCTTCCAGGTCAGCAAGATCGCGCTGGAGACCACCCAGAGCCTCGGCTCGAAGTTCCTGCAGTCCATCGGCCTGGCACCAGCGCCGGCCGCGTCGACTGGCGGCCTGCTGCCCGGCGCCCGGGTGCGCGGCCCGCAGGCCATCGAGTACGTCATCCGCCGTGGCGGTTCCCAGATCGGCGTTCCGTACTCGTGGGGTGGGGGCACCCTGACCGGTCCCGGCCCCGGTGTCGACTACGACGACGGCAAGATCGGTTACGACTGCTCGGGCTTCACCCGGTACGCGTTCGCCGGTGTCGGTGTGCAGATCCCCAAGTACTCCGGCGATCAGTACACCTCGGGTGGTCGCGCCGTCTCCCCGTCGCAGGCCAAACGCGGCGACCTGATCTTCTGGGGCCCGGGCGGCAGCCAGCACGTGGCCATCTATCTGGGTGGCGGCAAGATGCTGGAGGCCTCCGGTTCGGCAGGCAAGGTGACCGTCAGCCCGCTGCGCACCGCGGGGATGTCCCCGCACCTGGTTCGCGTCATCGAGTCCTGA
- a CDS encoding VWA domain-containing protein yields MTLPLLGPMSLSGFEHKWFFLFLLAVLGLVVLYIVVQRARKQRILRFANMELLERVAPKQPSRWRHLPAILLIAALTLLTVAMAGPTNDVRIPRNRAVVMLVIDVSQSMRATDVAPSRLVAAQEAAKQFADQLTPGINLGLIAYAGTATVLVSPTTNREATKNGIDKLQLADRTATGEGIFTALQAIATVGAVIGGGDEPPPARIVLMSDGKETVPSNPDNPKGAYTAARTAKDQGVPISTVSFGTPYGYVEINEQRQPVPVDDEMLAKIAELSGGEAFTASSLEQLKAVFSSLQEQIGYETMKGDASVGWLRLGALVLALAALAALLINRRLPG; encoded by the coding sequence ATGACATTGCCATTGCTCGGGCCGATGAGCCTGTCGGGTTTCGAACACAAATGGTTCTTTCTGTTCCTGCTCGCGGTGCTGGGGCTCGTCGTCCTCTACATCGTGGTGCAGCGGGCGCGGAAACAGCGGATCCTGCGATTCGCCAATATGGAACTGCTGGAGCGGGTGGCGCCCAAGCAGCCGAGCCGGTGGCGCCATCTACCCGCCATCCTGCTCATCGCCGCGCTGACCCTGCTGACCGTCGCGATGGCCGGACCGACCAATGACGTACGCATCCCGCGTAACCGTGCCGTCGTCATGCTCGTCATCGACGTCTCGCAGTCCATGCGGGCCACCGACGTGGCGCCCAGCCGGCTCGTCGCCGCCCAGGAGGCGGCCAAGCAGTTCGCCGATCAGCTGACACCCGGGATCAACCTCGGCCTCATCGCCTATGCAGGTACCGCCACGGTCCTGGTGTCCCCGACGACCAATCGGGAGGCCACCAAGAACGGGATCGACAAGCTGCAGCTGGCCGATCGCACCGCCACCGGCGAGGGCATCTTCACCGCCCTGCAGGCCATCGCCACCGTCGGCGCGGTGATCGGCGGCGGTGACGAGCCCCCGCCCGCGCGCATCGTGCTGATGTCCGACGGCAAGGAGACGGTGCCGTCGAATCCGGACAACCCCAAGGGCGCCTATACCGCCGCGCGCACCGCCAAGGACCAGGGTGTGCCGATCTCGACGGTGTCCTTCGGCACGCCGTACGGGTATGTCGAGATCAACGAACAGCGGCAGCCGGTGCCGGTCGACGACGAGATGCTGGCCAAGATCGCCGAACTCTCCGGGGGCGAGGCCTTCACCGCCTCCAGCCTGGAACAGCTCAAGGCGGTGTTCAGCTCCCTTCAGGAGCAGATCGGCTACGAGACCATGAAGGGCGATGCCAGTGTCGGCTGGCTGCGTCTGGGCGCACTGGTGCTCGCGCTGGCGGCGCTGGCTGCGCTGCTGATCAACCGCCGCCTGCCCGGCTAG
- the ripA gene encoding NlpC/P60 family peptidoglycan endopeptidase RipA, with the protein MRRTPGASASRFYGRICAVPVTVGLLCAGVLPDGPIAAPIAIADPAKPEGIAALVAAVADANQKLQDLGAAVQLQQESVNKALLDVQNARDNAAAAAAEVEASRRGVDDANTAIADAQRRVDTYAVAAYVNGPSASYLTATDPEAALQTAAAGQALAVNSQQVMGDLQKARTEQVNRESAARLAKQNADKAAADAQSSQDAAVASLTQAQQTFGSQQGELDRLTAERAAAQAKLDAARPLAAPSAPAATAPAGRAPGTPGPAAPGATADWDRAPGGAPAPAQASQWDLTLPAIPSAFVSGDPIAIINAILGIMQTSAQLTADMGRNFLQKLGILPTPTGFTNNGAIPRVNGQAASEYVIKRGMSQIGVPYSWGGGNAAGKSNGIDGGAGTVGFDCSGLVLYAFAGVGIKLPHYSGAQYDMGRKIPTSQMRRGDVLFWGPGGSQHVAIYLGNNQMLEAPYTGSTVKISPVRTSGMTPYAVRYIEY; encoded by the coding sequence ATGAGACGCACCCCAGGCGCCTCCGCGTCCCGTTTCTACGGACGGATCTGCGCAGTCCCGGTGACCGTCGGCCTGTTGTGCGCCGGCGTTCTGCCCGACGGCCCGATCGCCGCACCGATCGCGATCGCCGATCCGGCCAAACCCGAGGGCATCGCCGCCTTGGTGGCCGCCGTCGCCGACGCCAACCAGAAGCTGCAGGATCTCGGTGCCGCCGTGCAGCTCCAGCAGGAGAGCGTCAACAAGGCGCTGCTCGACGTGCAGAACGCACGCGACAACGCCGCCGCCGCGGCCGCCGAGGTGGAGGCCAGTCGGCGCGGTGTCGACGATGCCAACACCGCCATCGCCGATGCGCAGCGCCGTGTCGACACCTACGCGGTGGCCGCCTACGTCAACGGTCCGTCGGCCTCCTATCTGACCGCCACCGATCCCGAAGCCGCATTGCAGACCGCCGCCGCCGGCCAGGCGCTGGCCGTCAACTCCCAGCAGGTCATGGGCGATCTGCAGAAGGCGCGCACCGAGCAGGTCAACCGCGAGTCCGCGGCCAGGCTGGCCAAACAGAACGCCGACAAGGCCGCCGCCGACGCGCAGTCCAGTCAGGACGCCGCCGTGGCCAGCTTGACCCAGGCGCAGCAGACATTCGGGTCCCAGCAGGGTGAGCTCGACCGGCTGACCGCCGAACGTGCTGCCGCACAAGCGAAGCTGGACGCCGCGCGCCCGCTGGCGGCCCCCTCGGCGCCGGCCGCGACGGCACCGGCCGGACGGGCCCCGGGTACACCCGGTCCGGCCGCGCCCGGCGCCACTGCGGACTGGGATCGGGCCCCCGGCGGAGCCCCGGCCCCGGCGCAGGCCAGCCAGTGGGATCTGACGCTGCCCGCGATTCCCAGCGCCTTCGTCAGCGGTGATCCCATCGCCATCATCAACGCGATCCTGGGCATCATGCAGACATCGGCCCAACTGACCGCCGACATGGGGCGCAACTTCCTGCAGAAGCTCGGCATCCTGCCCACCCCGACCGGTTTCACCAACAACGGGGCCATTCCCCGGGTGAACGGCCAGGCGGCGTCGGAGTACGTCATCAAGCGGGGGATGTCGCAGATCGGTGTGCCGTACTCCTGGGGTGGCGGCAATGCCGCAGGCAAGAGCAACGGTATCGACGGAGGCGCAGGGACAGTCGGTTTCGACTGCTCGGGTCTGGTGCTCTACGCCTTCGCCGGCGTTGGTATCAAGCTGCCGCACTACTCCGGCGCGCAGTACGACATGGGCCGCAAGATCCCGACCTCGCAGATGCGCCGCGGCGACGTCCTGTTCTGGGGTCCCGGCGGCAGTCAGCACGTCGCGATCTACCTGGGCAACAACCAGATGCTCGAAGCCCCCTACACCGGTTCGACCGTCAAGATCTCGCCGGTGCGCACCAGCGGGATGACCCCGTACGCCGTCCGTTACATCGAGTACTAG
- a CDS encoding AraC family transcriptional regulator: MTAEHMTSESTTAATLSELRRLVDTHAVASMTTVIDGLLLSRVDTSEPEYSLTEPLLVIMAQGAKRILLGDQMFDYRSGDLLVVAAELPVSGHFVGADAATPALGVGIVLRPTAIAELLLAARGRLHPANVGGPAGPAMASGPAEPALLDAVLRLTRLVEHPDDAAVLAPLVEKEILWRLLTGPHGALVARIGTTGGVSAHINRTIRWIRDNYAEPLRIADLAARAGMSPSSFHRHFRAVAAMSPLQFQKQIRLQQARALLAADAGDVAGVGHLVGYDSPTQFSREYRRMFGAPPRRDAARGSAPAPLLP; the protein is encoded by the coding sequence ATGACCGCCGAGCACATGACATCCGAGAGCACCACCGCGGCCACGCTGTCCGAGCTGCGCCGGCTGGTGGACACGCATGCGGTGGCGTCGATGACGACGGTGATCGACGGGCTGCTGCTGTCCCGTGTCGACACATCGGAGCCGGAGTACTCACTGACCGAGCCGCTGCTCGTGATCATGGCGCAGGGTGCCAAACGGATCCTGCTCGGTGACCAGATGTTCGATTACCGCAGCGGCGACCTGCTCGTGGTGGCCGCCGAACTGCCCGTGAGCGGGCACTTCGTCGGTGCCGATGCCGCCACTCCGGCGCTCGGGGTCGGCATCGTGCTACGCCCGACCGCGATCGCCGAACTGCTGCTCGCCGCTCGCGGCAGACTCCATCCGGCAAACGTGGGCGGGCCGGCTGGCCCGGCCATGGCCAGCGGACCCGCCGAACCCGCGCTGCTCGACGCGGTGCTGCGGCTGACCCGGTTGGTGGAGCATCCCGACGATGCCGCGGTACTTGCCCCGCTCGTCGAAAAGGAGATCCTGTGGCGGCTGCTCACCGGTCCGCACGGGGCACTGGTGGCCCGTATCGGCACCACCGGCGGGGTCTCGGCACATATCAACCGGACCATCCGCTGGATTCGCGACAATTACGCCGAGCCACTGCGCATCGCCGACCTGGCCGCGCGGGCCGGGATGAGTCCCTCGTCGTTTCACCGGCACTTTCGGGCCGTCGCGGCGATGAGCCCGTTGCAGTTCCAGAAGCAGATCAGGCTTCAGCAGGCACGAGCGTTGCTGGCGGCCGACGCCGGCGATGTCGCCGGAGTCGGCCACCTCGTCGGCTACGACAGCCCGACCCAGTTCAGCCGGGAATACCGCAGGATGTTCGGTGCGCCGCCGCGACGCGATGCGGCCCGGGGGAGTGCGCCCGCCCCGCTGCTGCCGTGA
- a CDS encoding aldo/keto reductase, producing MSLDHYVTLGRSGLRVSPFALGAMTFGEDAGGAGCSPDEASAIISSYLDHGGNFIDTANFYTNGHSEKILGDYFAAHPNRRDRVILATKFFTNMFPGDPNGGGAGRRSIIAQLEESMRRLRTDHIDLYWLHNWDRHTPIEETMRTLDDLVRAGKIRYVGFSNIPAWVTAQAQTRALLQGWTPLVALQIGYSLLNRGVEAEVAPLALDQGLALVPWSPLQNGFLSGKYRRGAQVHDSARAAFVGGPTEDEFDVIEAVGEIADQLGTTSAAVALAWLRARPGTVVPILGARRLDHLQTNLAGLDIELAQAQLQRLDAVSDPGLRPAVEPDLLAALQFAGATVDGHRSGEYPPLSAGTARY from the coding sequence ATGTCGCTCGACCATTACGTCACCCTCGGCCGTTCCGGCCTCCGTGTCAGCCCATTCGCCTTGGGCGCCATGACCTTCGGCGAAGACGCCGGCGGCGCCGGCTGCAGCCCCGACGAGGCCTCGGCGATCATCTCGAGCTATCTCGACCACGGCGGAAACTTCATCGACACCGCCAACTTCTACACCAACGGACACTCCGAGAAGATCCTCGGTGACTACTTCGCCGCTCACCCGAATCGACGCGATCGTGTCATTCTGGCCACCAAGTTCTTCACGAACATGTTCCCCGGCGACCCCAACGGTGGCGGTGCGGGCAGACGCTCGATCATCGCCCAGCTCGAGGAGAGCATGCGCAGGCTGCGCACCGATCACATCGACCTGTACTGGTTGCACAACTGGGACCGGCACACCCCGATCGAAGAGACCATGCGCACCCTCGACGATCTCGTTCGCGCGGGCAAGATCCGGTATGTGGGGTTCTCCAACATCCCGGCCTGGGTGACCGCGCAAGCCCAGACGCGGGCACTGCTGCAGGGCTGGACGCCGCTGGTGGCCCTGCAGATCGGCTATTCACTGCTCAACCGCGGTGTCGAGGCCGAGGTGGCGCCGCTCGCACTCGACCAGGGCCTGGCGCTGGTGCCATGGAGCCCACTGCAGAACGGCTTCCTGTCCGGCAAGTACCGCCGCGGGGCGCAGGTTCACGACTCGGCCCGCGCCGCCTTCGTCGGCGGGCCGACCGAGGACGAGTTCGACGTCATCGAGGCGGTCGGCGAGATCGCCGACCAACTGGGCACCACCTCGGCCGCCGTCGCGCTGGCCTGGCTGCGTGCCCGGCCCGGGACCGTCGTGCCGATCCTCGGTGCACGCCGACTCGACCATCTGCAGACCAACCTGGCCGGGCTCGATATCGAGCTGGCGCAGGCACAGCTGCAGCGGCTGGACGCGGTGTCCGATCCCGGTCTGCGGCCGGCGGTGGAACCGGATCTACTGGCCGCGCTGCAGTTCGCCGGCGCAACGGTCGACGGTCACCGCTCGGGTGAGTACCCGCCGCTGTCGGCGGGCACCGCCCGTTACTAG
- a CDS encoding Rv1476 family membrane protein, with protein sequence MTGPHVVPHLPAYIPPGIDMNLVKDQVRDGGVSAPAGADIAGLREVVSTAKAEGIDLKIVVIDQNPPIDTPLRDIATEVGQDFPGSTVLAISPFYAGTYSQEFDRVTLEAGQDLAKTGDPVQSSKNFVTELQTPDFPWTPFTAVLVLAVAAAAVLTRVMQVRAKRAVADTAPPPSAE encoded by the coding sequence GTGACCGGACCGCACGTTGTGCCACACCTTCCCGCTTACATCCCGCCGGGGATCGACATGAACCTGGTCAAGGATCAGGTGCGCGACGGCGGCGTCAGCGCTCCGGCCGGAGCCGATATCGCCGGTCTGCGCGAGGTGGTCTCGACGGCCAAGGCCGAGGGGATCGACCTCAAGATCGTGGTGATCGACCAGAACCCGCCCATCGATACCCCGTTGCGCGATATCGCCACCGAGGTGGGTCAGGACTTCCCGGGATCGACCGTGCTGGCCATCAGCCCGTTCTATGCGGGTACCTACAGTCAGGAATTCGACAGGGTCACCCTCGAGGCGGGTCAGGACCTCGCGAAAACGGGCGATCCCGTCCAATCTTCGAAGAATTTCGTCACTGAGTTGCAGACCCCGGACTTTCCCTGGACGCCGTTTACCGCAGTACTTGTGCTGGCCGTTGCCGCAGCCGCGGTTTTGACCCGTGTAATGCAGGTTCGTGCCAAGAGGGCCGTTGCTGACACGGCACCTCCTCCGTCGGCGGAGTAA
- the acnA gene encoding aconitate hydratase AcnA, protein MSNDNTANSSLNSFGARDTLTVGANSYEIYRLDAVPGTEKLPYSLKVLAENLLRTEDGANITKEHIEAIANWDPSAEPSIEIQFTPARVLMQDFTGVPCIVDLATMREAVATLGGDPNKVNPLSPAEMVIDHSVILDVFGNAGAFERNVELEYERNGERYQFLRWGQGAFDDFKVVPPGTGIVHQVNIEYLARVVMTRNGVAYPDTCVGTDSHTTMENGLGVLGWGVGGIEAEAAMLGQPVSMLIPRVVGFKLTGEIKPGVTATDVVLTVTDMLRKHGVVGKFVEFYGKGVAEVPLANRATLGNMSPEFGSTAAMFPIDEETINYLRLTGRTEEQLALVEAYAKEQGMWHNPDKEPVFSEYMELDLSTVVPSISGPKRPQDRIELTDAKNAFRKDIHNYVEENHPAPETKLDEAIEESFPASDSATLSFADDGAVIPNASNGAEGRPSKPVTVRSEERGEFVLDHGAVVVAGITSCTNTSNPSVMIGAALLAKKAVEKGLTSKPWVKTNMAPGSQVVTDYYNKAGLWPYLEKLGYYLGGYGCTTCIGNTGPLPDEISAAINDNDLSVTAVLSGNRNFEGRISPDVKMNYLASPPLVIAYGIAGTMDFDFETDPLGQDHDGNDVFLKDIWPTSQEIQETIASSINRDMFTESYADVFKGDDRWRSLPTPEGNTFEWDDASTYVRKAPYFDGMPADPEPVSDISGARVLALLGDSVTTDHISPAGAIKPGTPAAQYLDAHGVERKDYNSLGSRRGNHEVMIRGTFANIRLKNQLLDDVSGGYTRDFTQDGGPQAFIYDASVNYQKAGIPLVVLGGKEYGSGSSRDWAAKGTSLLGVRAVITESFERIHRSNLIGMGVIPLQFPAGESAASLKLDGTETFDIAGITELNEGKTPKTVHVTATKENGQTVEFDAVVRIDTPGEADYYRNGGILQYVLRNMLKAN, encoded by the coding sequence GTGAGCAACGACAACACGGCCAATTCATCCTTGAACTCTTTTGGTGCCCGCGACACGCTGACCGTCGGGGCCAACAGTTACGAGATCTACCGTCTCGACGCAGTACCCGGAACCGAGAAACTGCCCTACAGCCTCAAGGTGCTCGCGGAGAACCTGCTGCGCACCGAGGACGGCGCGAACATCACCAAAGAACACATCGAGGCCATCGCGAACTGGGATCCCTCGGCAGAGCCGAGCATCGAGATCCAGTTCACCCCCGCCCGCGTGCTGATGCAGGACTTCACCGGCGTCCCCTGCATCGTCGACCTCGCCACCATGCGTGAGGCCGTCGCGACCCTCGGCGGCGACCCGAACAAGGTAAACCCGCTGTCCCCCGCCGAGATGGTCATCGACCACTCCGTCATCCTCGACGTCTTCGGCAATGCCGGCGCCTTCGAGCGCAATGTCGAGCTGGAGTACGAACGCAACGGCGAGCGCTATCAGTTCCTGCGGTGGGGTCAGGGCGCCTTCGACGACTTCAAGGTCGTCCCCCCGGGCACCGGCATCGTGCACCAGGTCAACATCGAGTACCTGGCCCGCGTCGTGATGACCCGTAACGGTGTGGCCTACCCGGACACCTGTGTGGGCACCGACAGCCACACCACGATGGAGAACGGCCTCGGCGTGCTGGGTTGGGGCGTCGGCGGTATCGAGGCCGAAGCCGCCATGCTGGGCCAACCCGTCTCGATGCTGATCCCGCGTGTCGTCGGGTTCAAGCTGACCGGCGAGATCAAGCCGGGCGTCACCGCGACCGATGTGGTGCTGACCGTCACCGACATGCTGCGCAAGCACGGCGTGGTCGGCAAGTTCGTCGAGTTCTACGGCAAGGGCGTCGCCGAGGTACCGCTGGCCAACCGCGCCACCCTGGGCAATATGAGCCCCGAGTTCGGTTCCACCGCCGCGATGTTCCCGATCGACGAGGAGACCATCAACTATCTGCGACTGACCGGGCGCACCGAGGAGCAGCTGGCGCTGGTCGAGGCGTACGCCAAGGAACAGGGCATGTGGCACAACCCGGACAAAGAGCCGGTCTTCTCCGAGTACATGGAGCTCGACCTGTCCACCGTGGTGCCCTCGATCTCCGGCCCGAAGCGTCCGCAGGACCGCATCGAACTCACCGATGCCAAGAACGCGTTCCGCAAGGACATCCACAACTACGTGGAGGAGAACCACCCCGCGCCGGAGACCAAGCTCGACGAGGCGATCGAAGAGTCCTTCCCCGCAAGCGATTCGGCGACGCTGTCGTTCGCCGACGACGGCGCGGTCATCCCGAACGCGTCCAACGGCGCCGAGGGACGGCCGTCCAAGCCGGTCACCGTGCGCTCCGAGGAACGGGGCGAGTTCGTGCTCGATCACGGCGCCGTCGTGGTCGCGGGCATCACCTCGTGCACCAACACCTCCAACCCGTCGGTCATGATCGGCGCCGCACTGCTGGCCAAGAAGGCCGTCGAGAAGGGCCTGACCTCCAAGCCGTGGGTCAAGACCAACATGGCGCCCGGCAGCCAGGTGGTCACCGACTACTACAACAAGGCCGGCCTGTGGCCCTACCTGGAGAAGCTGGGCTACTACCTGGGCGGTTACGGTTGCACCACCTGCATCGGCAACACCGGTCCGCTGCCCGACGAGATCTCGGCGGCCATCAACGACAACGACCTGTCGGTGACCGCGGTGCTGTCCGGTAACCGCAACTTCGAGGGCCGCATCTCCCCCGACGTCAAGATGAACTACCTGGCCTCCCCGCCGTTGGTCATCGCCTACGGCATCGCGGGCACCATGGACTTCGACTTCGAGACCGATCCGCTGGGCCAAGATCACGACGGCAACGACGTGTTCCTCAAAGACATCTGGCCGACGTCGCAGGAGATCCAGGAGACCATCGCCTCCTCGATCAACCGGGACATGTTCACCGAGTCCTACGCCGACGTGTTCAAGGGTGACGATCGGTGGCGTTCGCTGCCCACCCCGGAGGGCAACACCTTCGAATGGGACGACGCCTCGACCTATGTCCGCAAGGCCCCGTACTTCGACGGCATGCCGGCAGATCCCGAGCCGGTGAGCGATATCTCCGGCGCCAGAGTGCTTGCCCTGCTGGGTGATTCGGTGACCACCGATCACATCAGCCCGGCCGGCGCGATCAAGCCGGGCACCCCGGCCGCGCAGTACCTCGACGCCCACGGCGTGGAGCGCAAGGATTACAACTCGCTGGGGTCGCGACGCGGCAACCACGAGGTGATGATCCGCGGCACCTTCGCCAACATCCGCCTCAAGAACCAGCTCCTCGATGACGTCTCGGGCGGTTACACCCGCGACTTCACCCAAGATGGCGGTCCGCAGGCGTTCATCTACGACGCCTCGGTGAACTACCAGAAGGCCGGTATCCCGCTGGTCGTGCTGGGCGGCAAGGAATACGGTTCGGGTTCGTCCCGTGACTGGGCGGCCAAGGGCACCTCACTGCTCGGAGTGCGTGCCGTCATCACCGAATCCTTCGAGCGCATCCACCGGTCCAACCTGATCGGTATGGGCGTCATCCCGCTGCAGTTCCCGGCCGGAGAATCGGCGGCCAGCTTGAAGCTGGACGGCACCGAGACCTTCGACATCGCGGGCATCACCGAGCTGAACGAGGGCAAGACGCCGAAGACCGTGCATGTCACCGCCACCAAAGAAAATGGGCAGACGGTTGAATTCGACGCGGTGGTGCGTATCGACACCCCCGGTGAGGCCGACTACTACCGCAACGGCGGCATCCTGCAGTACGTGCTGCGCAACATGCTCAAGGCGAACTAG
- a CDS encoding DUF58 domain-containing protein yields MTGTGRRAVDLPSLKRGEIRDPALSAALRKLELTVRRKLDGVLHGDHLGLIPGPGSEPGESRMYQPGDDVRRMDWSVTARTTHPHVRQMIADRELETWLVVDVSSSLDFGTTGCEKRDLAVAAAAAITFLNSGGGNRIGAVISNGETMKRVPALSGRLHEQELLRAIATTPQAPLGVRGDLAGAIDALRRPERRRGMAVIISDFLGPIDWMRPLRAIAGRHEVLGIEIIDPRDVELPDVGDVVLQDTESGVTREFTIDEKLRDDFARASAAHRAEVARTLRRCDAPLLTLRTDRDWIADVVRFVADRRRGAMAGGR; encoded by the coding sequence GTGACGGGGACCGGCAGGCGCGCGGTCGACCTGCCCTCGCTCAAGCGCGGCGAGATCCGCGACCCCGCACTGAGTGCGGCGCTGCGCAAACTCGAGCTCACGGTGCGCCGCAAGCTCGACGGTGTCCTGCACGGTGATCATCTCGGTCTGATCCCGGGTCCCGGCTCAGAGCCGGGGGAGTCCCGGATGTATCAGCCCGGCGATGATGTCCGCCGGATGGACTGGTCGGTCACCGCTCGCACCACCCACCCCCACGTGCGGCAGATGATCGCCGACCGCGAGCTGGAAACCTGGTTGGTCGTGGACGTCTCGTCCAGCCTGGACTTCGGCACCACCGGCTGTGAGAAGCGGGATCTCGCGGTCGCCGCGGCGGCGGCCATCACCTTCCTCAACAGCGGGGGTGGCAACCGCATCGGGGCGGTGATCTCCAACGGCGAGACGATGAAACGGGTGCCCGCGCTGTCGGGTCGACTGCACGAGCAGGAGTTGTTGCGCGCCATAGCGACAACGCCGCAGGCGCCGCTGGGTGTGCGCGGTGACCTGGCCGGTGCCATCGACGCGCTGCGCCGCCCGGAGCGCCGGCGGGGGATGGCCGTCATCATCAGTGACTTCCTCGGACCCATCGACTGGATGCGGCCGCTGCGGGCCATCGCGGGCCGCCATGAGGTGCTGGGCATCGAGATCATCGATCCCCGCGATGTCGAGCTACCCGATGTCGGCGATGTAGTCCTGCAGGACACCGAGTCCGGGGTGACCCGCGAATTCACCATCGACGAGAAGCTGCGCGATGATTTCGCGAGGGCCTCGGCCGCTCACCGCGCCGAGGTCGCCCGCACCCTGCGGCGCTGCGATGCGCCGCTGCTCACCTTGCGCACCGACCGGGACTGGATTGCCGACGTGGTGCGCTTCGTCGCGGACCGGCGCCGGGGTGCCATGGCGGGTGGGCGATGA
- the moxR1 gene encoding chaperone MoxR1: MTSPSGPPQGAGGYQGPAPTQGYPPGTQSAPPAGSGLQQEVHTLERAIFEVKRIIVGQDRLVERMLVGLLAKGHVLLEGVPGVAKTLAVETFAKVVGGTFARIQFTPDLVPTDIVGTRIYRQGQEEFDIELGPVVVNFLLADEINRAPAKVQSALLEVMAERKISIGGKTFPLPTPFLVMATQNPIEQEGVYQLPEAQRDRFLFKLNVDYPSPEEEREIIYRMGVKPPEPKQILNTGDLLRLQEVAANNFVHHALVDYVVRIVTATREPEKFGMPDAKAWIAYGASPRASLGIISASRALALVRGRDYVIPQDVVEVIPDVLRHRLVLTYDALADEVSAETVINRIMQTVGLPQVNAIPQQGNSAPPGVPAAAAAGGR; this comes from the coding sequence ATGACGTCACCGAGTGGGCCGCCGCAGGGCGCCGGAGGCTATCAAGGCCCGGCCCCGACGCAGGGCTACCCGCCCGGCACGCAGAGTGCACCACCCGCGGGTTCCGGCCTGCAGCAGGAGGTACACACCCTCGAGCGCGCGATCTTCGAGGTCAAGCGCATCATCGTCGGTCAGGACCGCCTCGTGGAGCGCATGCTCGTCGGTCTGCTCGCCAAGGGACACGTGCTGCTGGAGGGCGTGCCCGGTGTGGCCAAGACCCTCGCCGTGGAGACCTTCGCCAAGGTGGTCGGCGGTACCTTCGCCCGCATCCAGTTCACCCCCGACCTGGTGCCCACCGATATCGTCGGTACCCGCATCTACCGGCAGGGCCAGGAAGAGTTCGATATCGAACTCGGTCCGGTGGTGGTGAACTTCCTGCTCGCCGACGAGATCAACCGCGCGCCCGCCAAGGTGCAGTCCGCGCTGCTCGAGGTCATGGCCGAGCGCAAGATCTCCATCGGCGGAAAGACCTTCCCGCTGCCGACGCCGTTCCTGGTGATGGCCACCCAGAACCCGATCGAGCAGGAGGGCGTGTACCAGCTGCCCGAGGCGCAGCGCGACCGCTTCCTGTTCAAACTCAACGTCGACTACCCGTCGCCGGAGGAAGAACGCGAGATCATCTATCGCATGGGCGTCAAACCGCCTGAGCCCAAGCAGATCCTGAACACCGGGGACCTGCTGCGGCTGCAGGAGGTGGCCGCCAACAACTTCGTGCACCACGCGCTGGTCGACTACGTGGTGCGCATCGTCACCGCGACCCGTGAGCCGGAGAAGTTCGGCATGCCCGACGCCAAGGCCTGGATCGCCTACGGTGCCTCGCCGCGCGCCTCGCTGGGCATCATCTCGGCCTCGCGGGCGCTGGCGCTGGTGCGTGGACGCGACTACGTGATCCCCCAGGATGTCGTCGAGGTGATCCCGGATGTGCTGCGGCATCGTCTGGTGCTCACCTATGACGCCCTGGCCGACGAGGTCTCGGCCGAGACCGTGATCAACCGGATCATGCAGACCGTCGGTCTGCCGCAGGTCAATGCCATTCCGCAGCAGGGTAACTCGGCGCCTCCCGGGGTGCCCGCCGCGGCGGCGGCCGGCGGTCGGTGA